The proteins below are encoded in one region of Apium graveolens cultivar Ventura chromosome 4, ASM990537v1, whole genome shotgun sequence:
- the LOC141721310 gene encoding protein translation factor SUI1 homolog has translation MVDIDIQIPASFDPFAEAELTDATGSAKEYVHIRIQQRNGRKSLTTVQGLKKELSYDKILKDVKKAFCCNGTVVNDKELGKVIQLQGDQRKNVSNFLVQAGIVKKDQIKVHGF, from the coding sequence ATGGTTGATATCGATATCCAGATCCCAGCATCTTTTGATCCATTTGCTGAGGCTGAATTAACAGATGCAACAGGCTCTGCCAAAGAGTATGTTCATATTCGCATCCAACAGAGGAATGGAAGGAAGAGCTTGACAACGGTTCAAGGCCTAAAGAAAGAACTGAGCTACGACAAGATACTCAAGGATGTTAAGAAGGCTTTTTGTTGCAATGGTACTGTTGTGAATGACAAAGAGCTTGGTAAGGTCATTCAACTCCAAGGCGATCAGCGCAAGAACGTCTCCAACTTCCTTGTTCAGGCTGGGATTGTTAAGAAAGATCAGATCAAGGTTCATGGTTTCTGA
- the LOC141721309 gene encoding AUGMIN subunit 4, whose product MVKGLNLPADVTQLIDQLERHCLAPDGSLVSKSAYYDLQLAREEMSRERLRYLEAMAVYCEANAMVEDYQQALSVASLGSTRDVQSLYPQLGLKNSPQVYETLDHRLTVAEAAQRLRLPLISKDGEVHEEEIEKWSAMSRSSLDSSNTSVTISSNSTNYTNISAIGAGGASSSIFSSNATDTSEPEVGGVPDRFLGITPTYLWKTQLQQEPLSNDMTEYQMPLLREIETRLKAKCDKLADAFIDDIDSSTGNSSARLPERVKLIIEEIEREEAALREDLYSADRKFAEYYNVLEQILGVLIKLVKDLKLQHQHKYDELQKTWLCKRCETMSAKLRVLEHILLLETYTEESIPALHKIRKYLVEATEEASLSYNKAVTRLREYLGVDPHFDTIARQYHDIVQKLENMQWTIHQVEMDLKRLPST is encoded by the exons ATGGTGAAGGGGCTAAATTTACCGGCCGATGTAACTCAGCTTATCGATCAATTGGAACGCCACTGCTTGGCTCCTGATGGATCTCTCGTCTCCAAGTCTGCTTACTACGATCTCCAACTT GCGAGAGAAGAAATGTCCAGAGAGAGATTGCGGTATTTGGAAGCTATG GCTGTATATTGTGAAGCAAATGCAATGGTAGAGGATTACCAGCAAGCACTTTCTGTCGCTAGTCTCGGCAGCACTCGTGATGTTCAAAGTCTCTATCCTCAGCTTGGCTTGAAAAACTCTCCTCAG GTTTACGAGACTCTTGACCATCGTTTAACGGTAGCTGAAGCAGCACAAAGGCTGAGGCTACCTTTGATTTCGAAAGATGGGGAGGTTCATGAAGAAGAAATTGAGAAATGGAGTGCTATGTCAAGAAGCTCACTTGACAGTTCAAATACCAGTGTTACTATAAGCTCAAACTCCACCAATTACACAAATATATCTGCAATTGGGGCTGGTGGTGCTTCAAGTAGCATCTTCTCTAGCAATGCTACAGACACAAGCGAACCTGAAGTTGGGGGTGTACCTGATCGATTTCTTGGAATAACACCAACTTATTTGTGGAAAACTCAACTCCAACAGGAACCTTTGTCTAAT GATATGACAGAATACCAGATGCCACTGCTCCGCGAGATTGAGACTCGGTTAAAAGCTAAGTGTGATAAGTTAGCAGATGCCTTCATCGATGACATTG ATTCTTCAACTGGGAATTCAAGTGCCAGGCTTCCAGAAAG GGTAAAGCTAATTATCGAGGAGATTGAAAGGGAGGAAGCAGCTTTGCGTGAGGATCTATATTCTGCAGATCGAAAGTTTGCCGAGTATTATAAT GTCTTGGAGCAGATTCTTGGCGTGCTTATCAAGCTTGTCAAAGATTTGAAGTTGCAACACCAACATAAATAT GATGAACTGCAAAAGACTTGGCTATGCAAAAGATGTGAAACAATGAGCGCGAAGTTGAG AGTTCTGGAGCATATTCTCCTGCTGGAGACTTACACCGAGGAATCAATTCCAGCACTGCACAAAATTAG GAAGTATCTAGTCGAAGCTACAGAAGAGGCTTCCCTCTCCTACAATAAAGCG GTTACCCGCCTTCGGGAGTATCTAGGTGTCGACCCTCACTTCGACACAATTGCAAGGCAGTACCATGACATAGTACAG AAATTGGAAAACATGCAATGGACGATCCACCAAGTTGAAATGGATCTGAAGCGCTTGCCAAGCACCTGA